A single window of Salvia splendens isolate huo1 chromosome 8, SspV2, whole genome shotgun sequence DNA harbors:
- the LOC121746053 gene encoding pre-mRNA-splicing factor CWC22-like, protein MGCCISTNKSNPSHKTGHIPSSATIHGIVSKSPPPSHPLAEDETVKEVLSETPKPPIPIPNFHSKHESPFIKSAPLLKNKERHAAVGIKPQFTADDLSEASEICSSLSESVSATTSVTDRRAELRELRQRSPARSRSRLFSGELHREKMVGRSPARRSEPSPGRARPVPASGYGRRRDTGESSGRRSRSPVTRADPGLGRAQSARRRTGKSPGRVAPGSAEKIRKLDGGNESGGSKWPPTNGSNESLENPLVSLECFIFL, encoded by the coding sequence ATGGGCTGCTGTATCAGCACAAATAAATccaatccatcccataaaaCCGGCCACATTCCCTCCTCCGCCACCATACACGGCATCGTTAGCAAATCGCCGCCCCCAAGCCACCCTCTCGCCGAAGACGAAACAGTCAAAGAAGTCCTCTCCGAAACCCCCAAACCCCCAATTCCGATTCCGAATTTTCACAGCAAGCACGAGAGCCCGTTCATCAAATCAGCGCCTCTGCTGAAAAACAAGGAGCGCCACGCCGCCGTCGGCATCAAGCCGCAGTTCACCGCCGATGATCTGTCAGAGGCGTCCGAGATCTGCAGCTCTCTCAGCGAGAGCGTCAGCGCTACCACATCCGTCACGGACAGGAGAGCCGAATTGCGCGAGCTACGGCAGCGGTCTCCGGCGAGGTCAAGGAGCAGGCTATTTTCCGGCGAGCTGCATAGAGAGAAAATGGTAGGGAGATCTCCCGCAAGGAGATCCGAGCCCTCGCCGGGTCGGGCCCGACCCGTGCCCGCATCCGGATACGGGAGGAGAAGAGATACAGGGGAGAGCTCCGGGAGAAGGTCGAGGTCGCCGGTGACGCGCGCGGATCCGGGTCTCGGGCGGGCGCAATCGGCGAGGAGGAGAACGGGTAAATCACCGGGTCGGGTCGCGCCCGGGTCCGCGGAGAAGATCCGGAAGTTGGATGGAGGGAACGAGAGTGGCGGTAGCAAGTGGCCACCGACGAATGGGAGCAACGAGTCGCTTGAAAACCCGCTCGTGTCCCTGGAATGTTTCATCTTTCTGTAG